Sequence from the Sulfuricurvum sp. IAE1 genome:
ATTTGTGAAGGACGAACCCTTTGAATCCGTTACGAAGGCTCTTTTGGACGACATCGGCCTCGCATTCACCGACGACCACTTCGTGCGCCCCCGATGAGAGTGCGCGCACAAGGGAGATTTTGTCGTCGATCGCTTCGGCACGGGTGTTGAAAAACACCGGCTCGTTTTTCGAATCGATGACAACGACCGCTTCCTTGTCGCTGAGCGCGGCGATCTCTTTGTATAGTTCCAGCTCGGCGGCCAGACGGTCGCGTTCGGCGCGAAGCTCGGCGGCTTCGTCGCGGTATCTTTTGATTTCATTCCCGAAAAACATACTACTCCTTCTCCTGATAGGTTTTTAATACAACTTCAAATTCCGCACCCCGGTTGCGGTTGGCCACGCTGATTTTCCCGCCGTGTTTGTCGATGATCGCCTTGGCCACGTTTAGCCCGATTCCCATGCTTTTTTTCTTTTCCCCCCCGACCGCAAAATCAAAAATGGTCGGGAGGATACCCTTGGGAATCCCTCCGGCATTGTCGGAAATTTTGATCCGGATCCGCGCGTCGTCGCACTCGAACGCAATCGCCAATCGTCGGTCGGCATACGCTATTTTACCTTTTTCGAACTCATCCAGTGCATTATTTAAAATAATAATCCACACCTGTTCAAGCCGCGTCGCGATCCCCAGCGTCCGGCACCCTTCGAACCGGTCGTATTTCGTTTCGTACGAAAAAAGCTCCCCGTTGATCGTTATGGGGACGATGTGACGGGAACGGTTCATGACGATCCGCAGTGCATAAACGAGGGTCGTATAAGGATTGCAGGGCTTCATCTCCTCTTTGCCCGTACCGGCGAACTCGTACATCGACGCGACGATCGACTGTATCCGTTCAATCCCCTCTTCGATCGGGCGGAACAACCCTTCCGCCTCGGGCAGCTTTTCGTCGCATTCGAGTTTCAGCAGCTCGAGGTTCCCTTTGATGTACGTGATGGGGGTATTGATCTCGTGGGTGATGCTTGCCGCAAGTCTGCCGACGCTCATGAGCTTGGCGTCGCTGAGTTTCTCTTCTTTGAGGCGTTCAAAATCGGTGACGTCGACGAAATAGAGGATATGGTAATGGTCATCAGGGATCATAGGATTGGGCATTTCGGCGGTATGAAGCTGAAAATAGCGTTTATCCTGATCGGGGCGTATGAGAACCGCACGGCTGTTAAACTCTCCTGCACGATAGAGAGCAAAAATCTTCTCAAGGGCTTTTTTCGGTTTTTTGTGATGTTCGAGGATCGGGACCAGATTTTCCCCCTCTTCACGGAACCAGTCGCATGCCTTGTACGCGGCGAAACACTCATCGCTCCCCGCATATCCGCCCAGTTCGGCAAAATTGCGGTTGACGGCGATCGGCTCGTAACGGTAATTGTACAAAACCGCGGGCGAGGTATCGTGGTCGATCATCCGTTTCATACTCGAAACGATCGCACGGTTCATTTCGCTCATGTCATGACCGATGAAAACGATTTCGTCGACCTGGCGGTTGTCATCGAGGATCGCATAAAGCGTCGTATCGACCATTACCGAATCACCGTGCAGATCGATGAACTCGATAATGCCGCGATAAATTTCCCCCGCTTTGAGCCGTTCGTTCACCAGCGCCCGCAAAAAAACCCGAAAACGGCGGGCGATGAAACGGAACCAGTGAACCCCTACGATCTCTTCGACGGGTCTGCCCAGTCTCGACGCAAGAAGATGGTTTATTTCTATGATCATTCCCTTATGATCGAGATGGGCGGTGAATGAGGTCTTCGAAATCGCGGCATGCATCAACTGGATATGGGTAAACGCCCGCTGAGCCTCTTTGGCATACACGCATTGACGCACGAGCCGCTGGGCTACTATCAGTACCGCACCGGCCGAAAGGGGTTTGAGCAGGTATTTATCGACCCCGACGTCGATGGCCTGCAAAAAAAGGTCGCTTCCGTGCGCGCTCGAAATGACGATCGTTTTAAGGGTGGGATAGCGTTCTTTGCTGATGCGGACGCTCTCCAATATCTCCGGGATCATCGTTCGGGGATGGAGAATCAGCAGATCGGTCGTCTCCAGATGGGACGGGAGCTCTGGAAATATCTCCAGGCGGCATCCCAATGTTCGAAGGGGTTCGACGAAAGGGTCGAGTCCGGTCGAATCTTCCCCTTTCGTTTCCCAGTCGGTGACATACGTGATCCCTATGTTTTCAATCATTCAAACCCTGCCGATCGTCCGCTCGCAACACATTTCCTTTAAGTAACACAAATCATTAAAACTAATTTTTTCCGGTAATAATATCCAAAAAATATCACTAAAGCATCACTTTGTTTTTACTTATGGTTCGATTTTCATCTGGGTGTAATCTTTTTCCGATACAATCACCGAAAAATTTACCTGCACAACGGAACACATGCCATGAAAAAACTGCTGTTTGTATTGCTCGCCTGCGTCTCGCTCAGCGCTGAAGACGTTTACGAGGGGGATCTCACCGCCGCCGAAGCGCACGAAATGCAAAAGAAAGGGGAAGCGATCATCGTCGATGTACGCACCACCCTTGAATTCATCTACACCGGCCACGGCGAAGGGTTCATCAACATCCCCGCCTACGAATGGACCTACATCCCAAAATCGGTTGAAGAACGGGTCAAAAGTGCCGAGTATGAACTCAAAAGCGACAAGGTCAAAGGGCACGTCGAGGTACAAAAACTCTACGACGCCAAAGAGGTTTTCAACAAAAACTTCGTCAGCGACGTCATGAAGGCGATGAAACTGCGCAACGTCGATTCGGTTATCCTCGTCTGCCGCAGCGGCCCGCGTTCGAAAGCGGCCGCGAACATACTGGCAAAAGAAGGGATCAAGGCCTACAACCTCGACAACGGGTTCATGTTCGGCTGGAAAGATTCCAAAATGCCTTGGGACGGGTTTTAACCCCTCCCACGTATCCGCACGATTCTCCTCTTTTTTTACCTTCTCCCTTTTTTATCCATTGCGTTCTTTAAGGATTCTTCCGTAATGATGTGTCAAGAATAAGGGGGAATCATGAACTTTCATGAAAAGCTCACACCCGACGAGCGCTTTTTGCTCCTCGCGGTACTGGTCCTTGCTCTGGGAGCGCTGGCCGCGCTTACCCTCGCGGTACGCGGCGGACACCTGCTCCAGATGGATCAGGCGGTATTGGGAGGGTTTCATAAGCTCAAACACCCTTCCCTGGACCGTTTTTTTTCCTCGATCACGTGGCTGGGATCGCTCTGGGTGCTCCTCCCCTCCTATGTGGTTTTGGTCCTGACCCTCTCCAAAAGTTTCGAACATGTCGAACGGGTGATGGGGATCGGTTTTTTCGGCGCAATCATTACCACTTACGTCATCAAATACATGTTCGAACGCAAACGTCCCCACTTTTTCGGGCCGATCGGCGAACTCCCGCTCGACCCCGCTTTTCCCAGCGCCCATACGACCCAGATCATCGCGTTTAGCCTTTTACTGTGGATCGTCGTCTACACGGGTCCGACGGTCGGCAATCTTCTTCTTGGCGTCTTGTTGCTGGGGATATCGGCTTCGGTGGTTCTTTCGCGGATGTACCTGCAGGTCCATTTTCCCACCGACGTCATGGCCGGAACGCTGATCGCCCTGATCTGGGCGGCTATCGCGATACTGGTGGTCAAATCGGGGACGGTACGATGAAGAATAAATTTCTGGGGACCGGGGAGCGCGGATACCACCCTTGGCGGAAGTTTCGGATTATCCTCTCAGGCCTCCGCTTTGCCGTAATTTATGATTTCAGCGTTCTCTACAAAATCATCCTCTCGGTCGCCGTTTTGATTCCGGTGATGATTTTCAGCGATAAACTCAACGCGTCGCTGATCGTTCTCGCGACGGGGGTGATGCTCTCGGCGGAGATTTTCAATACGGCCATCGAAGCGATGTGCGATTTCATGGAGACCCGCTACAACGAAAAAATCCTCATCATCAAGGATATTGCCGCAGCGGCGGCGGGGATCAGTATCTTTGCATGGCTGGCGGTGCTGTCGTTCGAGCTCGTCCAGCTTCTGCCGCTTCTGCGTTCTATCGTCGGATAACGTCGCTCTCCCGTACCCACAGGTTCTCATCCGGACTGGTCGGCTGCCATACGCGGTTGACGAAATAACCGGTAATGCGTACCCATCCGCCCGAAGGTTCCCCCGCGGTGAACGAGCGGCGCGCCTCCCACGTATCGACGACCGATCCTCCGGGAGCGTTGTAAATCGATCCGTTTACGGCCATCCGGTATGCTGACGATTTCCCCCCTTTTTTAGGTGCGGAAGCGGCCGCTTTCGACGGCTCGGTCGAGGTGCTTTTGGCAAGGGGGCGAGCGTCGCGCGCCGGGGCGGCGGCAACGGCCGTTTTACGGCTTTGGGCTGCGGAGAGGTCGGCTTTGAGCTTGGCGATCTGCGCATCGGCCTGTGCGAGCCTGCTTTGGAGCGCCTTCACCTGCTGGGGCGTTTCGGCCGTTTTGGTGACGATCTTCTCGACCGGACGGTCGCGGTACACCACTTTTTCCTGGGTCACGATCCGGTCTTTGTAAACCACTTTTTCAACCACTTTTTCTTTTACGGAAGGGGCTTTTTTAAGTTTTTCGATCGTGCTCTTCGCCGTTGCGAGTTCGGCTTGGAGTGCTTTGATCTTTTCGGTCGGCTCGGTCGTTTTGGTGACGATCTTCTCGACCGGGCGGTCGCGATACACTACTTTTTCGACCACTTTGACCGGTTGCGCCGGAACGGCTTTGGAGGCTTTGAGATTGGCGATTTCAGCGCGCGCAGCAGTAAGCTCCCGTTGAAGCGATGCGAGTTTTTCGGTCGGTTCGACTACCTTGGTAACGATTTTTTCCCGGGCGGGAGAGGCCTGGAGCCGCGCAATCGCAGCATTGGCTTTTTCGAGTTCCCGCTGGAGTGCCTGTACCCGCTGGGGTTCGACAGCCGCTGCAGCGGAAGCGGCCGGTTTCGCGGCGGCATGCGCCGCAGCGAGCTCTTTGCGCAGCCGGGCGATCTCGACGCGCGCGTCGGCAGCTTCTTTGCGCAATGAGGCAGCGGAACTTTTTTTCAGGTCGTTTTCCAGGAGACGGACCTGCTCTTTGGCTTTAGCGAGCGCTTTGGTCAGGTTCTCCCGCTCGATTTTTCCCACTTTGACCGCGTTAGCCTCTTTGGCGAGCCGCTCGCTGCGCTCCGAAACCGAACGCAGCTGCTCATCGCGTGAAGTGAGGGTTTTTTCCAGGCTTTGGATCACCCCTTTTTTACGCCCGATCTCCTGCTCTATTTCGCGGTTGCGCTGCTGGAGCGTCTTGAGCTGTTGCGTGTTCTCTTTGATCTGCGCTTCGAGTCGGGCGATGCGGGTCTGATACCCTTTGATCTTCGGATTGGCTTCCTGCGCCTGACGGCACTCTTCGTATTTTTGGCGTAACTTGGCGACGTCGCCCAATACCGCCTGGGTCTCTCCGGCAGCCCCGTAAAGATACCCTGCGGCGATCAAACTTGCAAACAGCGTCTTCATGCAACCCCTTCTTTTTTGACCAGCTTGACGCCCATTTCCAGATGGTGGGTATAGGGGAACTGATCGAATGCGGCCATCGCGCTCACGGTATGGGTCCGTTCGAGTATTTCGAGGTCGCGCGCCAGGGTCTCGGGGTTGCACGAGATGTAGAGCAGGTGCTCAAACCGCGACGCGAACGCGCACGGCTCTTCTCCGAGCCCGGCGCGCGGGGGATCGACGAAGAGGGTTTTGAGACGATAATCGTCCAGATCGACCCCTTCCATGCGGTTAAACACGCGGACGCGGTCGAGCGCCATCGTGAATTCTTCGGCGCTCATGCGGACGAAATCGATATTGTCGACTCCGTTGAGCTTCATGTTCTCTCTGGCCGCGGCAATGGAGGATTTGGAGATTTCGGTCGCAAGCACCCGCTCAAAGCGCGACGCGAACGGTATCGTAAAATTCCCCGCCCCGCAGTAGAGTTCGAGAAGATCGCCGCCGATCCCCTCGAGCTGTGCGAGCGACCATTCGACCATCCGCTCATTTACTCTGGGATTGGGTTGCGTGAAGCTGTTTTCGATATGGACGTAACGGTAGTCCCGCCCTGCGATACGGAGCGTTTCGGTCACGTAGTCACGGCTTACGACGATCTTTTGCCCGCGGCTTCGCCCGATAACGCCGATTCCGAGCCGCTCTTCGAGACGGCGCGCCAGAGCCAGCCATTCGTCGTCGAGTTTTCGGTGATACAGCAGGCTGACAAGCACCTCCCCTTCCCCCGATGCAAGGAAATCGGCACCAAAAAGCTTGTGCCCCATTCCAAGCTCCGAAATCGCGGGCAGAAGCCGTTTCATCGCATACGCGATCGGTTCTGCGACAATGCCGCATTCATGGATCCGGAGCATCCCCTGCCGATCCATGCGGTTCATCGCGTAACTCATCCCGCCTTCGTCATGGTACACCTTGAACTCGGCCCGGGAACGGAACCGCTCTTGCGGCGAGCGGACGATTTCGATCTCGCCCCGGAAAAACGGGGCGAACGTTTCGCGTACGACGGAGAGCTTGTGTTCGAGCTGCCCTTCGTATCCGTTTTCATAATCGCGGCAGCTGCCGCAGATCCCGAAATAATTACACTGCACGAAAGACCTTTAAACGCTATTTGACACTGGCGATGAGATTGCCGATGAGAAGATTCCACCCGTCGACCATCACGAAAACGAGTATCTTGAACGGCATCGATATCATGACGGGGGGCAACATCATCATCCCCATCGACATCAGTATCGACGCCACGACCATATCGATGACGAGGAACGGGAGAAAAAGGAGGAACCCGATCTCAAAGGCCGTTTTGAGTTCACTGATGACGAACGCCGGGATGACGATGGTCAGCGGCACCTCTTTGATCGACTGGGGATTTTCCATGTGCCGGATCCGCAAAAAGAGCGCCAGGTCTTTTTCACGGGTGTTGCGGACCATGAAATTTTTGAACGGTTCGGTCGTTTTTTCGAACGCCTCGTCGTAGGTGATCAGCTCTTCGC
This genomic interval carries:
- a CDS encoding diacylglycerol kinase produces the protein MKNKFLGTGERGYHPWRKFRIILSGLRFAVIYDFSVLYKIILSVAVLIPVMIFSDKLNASLIVLATGVMLSAEIFNTAIEAMCDFMETRYNEKILIIKDIAAAAAGISIFAWLAVLSFELVQLLPLLRSIVG
- a CDS encoding phosphatase PAP2 family protein; translated protein: MNFHEKLTPDERFLLLAVLVLALGALAALTLAVRGGHLLQMDQAVLGGFHKLKHPSLDRFFSSITWLGSLWVLLPSYVVLVLTLSKSFEHVERVMGIGFFGAIITTYVIKYMFERKRPHFFGPIGELPLDPAFPSAHTTQIIAFSLLLWIVVYTGPTVGNLLLGVLLLGISASVVLSRMYLQVHFPTDVMAGTLIALIWAAIAILVVKSGTVR
- the trmA gene encoding tRNA (uridine(54)-C5)-methyltransferase TrmA; amino-acid sequence: MQCNYFGICGSCRDYENGYEGQLEHKLSVVRETFAPFFRGEIEIVRSPQERFRSRAEFKVYHDEGGMSYAMNRMDRQGMLRIHECGIVAEPIAYAMKRLLPAISELGMGHKLFGADFLASGEGEVLVSLLYHRKLDDEWLALARRLEERLGIGVIGRSRGQKIVVSRDYVTETLRIAGRDYRYVHIENSFTQPNPRVNERMVEWSLAQLEGIGGDLLELYCGAGNFTIPFASRFERVLATEISKSSIAAARENMKLNGVDNIDFVRMSAEEFTMALDRVRVFNRMEGVDLDDYRLKTLFVDPPRAGLGEEPCAFASRFEHLLYISCNPETLARDLEILERTHTVSAMAAFDQFPYTHHLEMGVKLVKKEGVA
- a CDS encoding ATP-binding protein; amino-acid sequence: MIENIGITYVTDWETKGEDSTGLDPFVEPLRTLGCRLEIFPELPSHLETTDLLILHPRTMIPEILESVRISKERYPTLKTIVISSAHGSDLFLQAIDVGVDKYLLKPLSAGAVLIVAQRLVRQCVYAKEAQRAFTHIQLMHAAISKTSFTAHLDHKGMIIEINHLLASRLGRPVEEIVGVHWFRFIARRFRVFLRALVNERLKAGEIYRGIIEFIDLHGDSVMVDTTLYAILDDNRQVDEIVFIGHDMSEMNRAIVSSMKRMIDHDTSPAVLYNYRYEPIAVNRNFAELGGYAGSDECFAAYKACDWFREEGENLVPILEHHKKPKKALEKIFALYRAGEFNSRAVLIRPDQDKRYFQLHTAEMPNPMIPDDHYHILYFVDVTDFERLKEEKLSDAKLMSVGRLAASITHEINTPITYIKGNLELLKLECDEKLPEAEGLFRPIEEGIERIQSIVASMYEFAGTGKEEMKPCNPYTTLVYALRIVMNRSRHIVPITINGELFSYETKYDRFEGCRTLGIATRLEQVWIIILNNALDEFEKGKIAYADRRLAIAFECDDARIRIKISDNAGGIPKGILPTIFDFAVGGEKKKSMGIGLNVAKAIIDKHGGKISVANRNRGAEFEVVLKTYQEKE
- a CDS encoding rhodanese-like domain-containing protein → MKKLLFVLLACVSLSAEDVYEGDLTAAEAHEMQKKGEAIIVDVRTTLEFIYTGHGEGFINIPAYEWTYIPKSVEERVKSAEYELKSDKVKGHVEVQKLYDAKEVFNKNFVSDVMKAMKLRNVDSVILVCRSGPRSKAAANILAKEGIKAYNLDNGFMFGWKDSKMPWDGF
- the fliP gene encoding flagellar type III secretion system pore protein FliP (The bacterial flagellar biogenesis protein FliP forms a type III secretion system (T3SS)-type pore required for flagellar assembly.); translation: MGRLVFLLLMIPLMLWAEDAQVPAMNFNLTAPETPEEVVSSLNVLLVLTVLFLAPSLVLVMTTFTRFVIVFGFLRQALGTQQVPPTQLLVMLALILTVFVMEPVATKAYDEGIKPYSEELITYDEAFEKTTEPFKNFMVRNTREKDLALFLRIRHMENPQSIKEVPLTIVIPAFVISELKTAFEIGFLLFLPFLVIDMVVASILMSMGMMMLPPVMISMPFKILVFVMVDGWNLLIGNLIASVK